The sequence CATGAAAACAATATAGCCACGTTTGACGTTGCAGCTGCTCTAAGAGGAAATGGCCCAGTTGTGCCTCGGACGAGACTCACGACAATAAAACGCCACCCTGTTGTCAAACAGTGACACTGCACTTCTGAGGCTCGAAAAGGATACAGTCTCCCAGAGACACGTGGTCCTTGAATATGGTGTACCTGAGAGGAGACAACAGGAAGTCACAGAGGAACAACACAGCCTAGACCAGGTTCCTCTCTGAACGTTTCAGATAGAAATGACacgattccttattctacatgtcacaGAGACTGTTTAGTTCTGCACAATAATTTCTACCTTAATATTCTAAAACGTTACCCTGGATACAAAATCGCAGACTACACAGAGAACAGTCTGATAAAtacaggagaagagaagggaagtgACCGTCACTGGTTCTAGGCTAGGGAAGTGATCGTCACTGGTTCGTAGGCTAGGGAAGTGACTCGTCACTGGTTCGTAGGCTAGGAAGTGACCGTACTGGTTCGTAGTCTAGGATGTTAATTTCTTTCTCACCATTCTTGAGTACGATCTTGTCCCACCGTGTGCCTGTCTGGGCAGCGATGAGCTTCTTCAGGTCTCCTATAGTGTCTTCTGAGCTGGAAAGGGTTATTAAGGCTGTACACTTAACACTGATAGAACGACATGTGTAGTGGGTCTATGCCTGC is a genomic window of Salvelinus sp. IW2-2015 unplaced genomic scaffold, ASM291031v2 Un_scaffold8953, whole genome shotgun sequence containing:
- the ubl5 gene encoding ubiquitin-like protein 5, translating into THYTCRSISVKCTALITLSSSEDTIGDLKKLIAAQTGTRWDKIVLKNGEKEINILDYEPVRYTIFKDHVSLGDYEIHDGQNLELYYQ